The genomic interval TCTGAAGATCCTCATGGCCGGTGACGGGTACCCGATGATCGGGTCGCACGACCCGCGACTGATTGCCATCAGCCAGGAGCTCGCCCGCCGCGCTGGGCGCAAACTGGATGAGTACGAATTCCAGATGCTCTACGGGATCCGCAGCGAAGAGCATGTGCGGCTCGCGGCCGAGGGCCACCGGATGCGTGTGTACACCGCGTACGGCACCGACTGGTACGGGTACTTCATGCGGCGCCTCGCGGAGAAGCCGGCCAACCTGCTGTTCTTCGTCCGCTCGATGATCACCAAGAACTAAGGAGTCACGGAACTCATGGACGCAGTAACCCAGGTCCCCGCCCCGGTCAACGAGCCGGTCCACTCGTACGCCCCCGGCTCCCCGGAGCGTGCGCGTCTGGAGGCCAAGCTCAAGGAGCTGGCCGAAAACGCTCGCGACCTCCCGATGACGATCAACGGTGAGAAGCGGATGGGCGGCGGCGAGCGTTTCGACGTCGTACAGCCGCACAACCACAAGTCCGTGCTCGGCACCGCCGCCCACGCCACCCAGCAGGACGCGCAGGACGCGATCGACGCCGCGCTGGCCGCCGCTCCGGCGTGGCGTGCGATGTCCTTCGACGACCGCGCCGCGATCATCCTGCGCGCCGCCGAGCTGCTGTCCGGGCCGTGGCGCGAGACGCTGGCCGCCTCGACGATGCTCGGCCAGTCGAAGACCGTCCAGCAGGCCGAGATCGACACGCCGTGCGAGCTCATCGACTTCTGGCGCTTCAACGTCAAGTACGCCCGTGACCTGCTCGCCGAGCAGCCGCCGGCGAACTCCCCGGGCGTGTGGAACCGTCTGGACCACCGTCCGCTGGAGGGCTTCGTCTACGCGATCACGCCCTTCAACTTCACGGCCATCGCGGGCAACCTGCCGACCGCTCCCGCCCTGATGGGCAACGTGGTCGTCTGGAAGCCGTCCCCGACGCAGACCCACGCGGCCGTCCTGCTGATGGAGCTCCTGGAGGAGGCCGGCCTCCCCAAGGGCGTCATCAACCTGGTCACGGGCGACGGCATCGCGGTCTCCGAGGTCGCCCTCAACCACCGCGACCTGGCCGGTATCCACTTCACCGGCTCGACCAAGACCTTCCAGTACCTGTGGAAGACGGTCGGCAACAACATCGAGAAGTACCGCTCGTACCCGCGCATCGTCGGCGAGACCGGCGGCAAGGACTTCGTCGTCGCCCACCCGAGCGCCGACCGCAAGGTCCTCAAGACCGCGCTGACCCGTGGCTCGTTCGAGTTCCAGGGTCAGAAGTGCTCCGCGTCCTCGCGTGCGTACGTCCCGGCCTCCATCTGGAACTCCGGCTTCAAGGAGGAGTTCGCGGCCGAGGTCGACGCCATCGCGATGGGTGACGTCACCGACCTCTCGAACTTCATCGGCGCTGTCATCGACGAGCGTTCGTTCGCCAAGAACAAGGCGGCGATCGACCGCGCCGCGGCCGACCCGACGTGCACGATCGTCGCGGGCGGCACGTACGACGACTCGGTCGGCTACTTCGTACGCCCGACGGTCATCGCCTGCACCGACCCGGAGAACGAGGTCTTCAGGACCGAATACTTCGGCCCGATCCTGGCGGTCCACGTCTACGAGGACGCGGAGTACGACGCCATGCTGGAGCAGATGGAGTCGGTCTCCGACTACGCCCTGACCGGCGCCGTCATCTCCAACGACCGCGCGGCGGCCGCCCACACGATGGACAA from Streptomyces spiramyceticus carries:
- the pruA gene encoding L-glutamate gamma-semialdehyde dehydrogenase, whose amino-acid sequence is MDAVTQVPAPVNEPVHSYAPGSPERARLEAKLKELAENARDLPMTINGEKRMGGGERFDVVQPHNHKSVLGTAAHATQQDAQDAIDAALAAAPAWRAMSFDDRAAIILRAAELLSGPWRETLAASTMLGQSKTVQQAEIDTPCELIDFWRFNVKYARDLLAEQPPANSPGVWNRLDHRPLEGFVYAITPFNFTAIAGNLPTAPALMGNVVVWKPSPTQTHAAVLLMELLEEAGLPKGVINLVTGDGIAVSEVALNHRDLAGIHFTGSTKTFQYLWKTVGNNIEKYRSYPRIVGETGGKDFVVAHPSADRKVLKTALTRGSFEFQGQKCSASSRAYVPASIWNSGFKEEFAAEVDAIAMGDVTDLSNFIGAVIDERSFAKNKAAIDRAAADPTCTIVAGGTYDDSVGYFVRPTVIACTDPENEVFRTEYFGPILAVHVYEDAEYDAMLEQMESVSDYALTGAVISNDRAAAAHTMDKLRYAAGNFYINDKATGAVVGQQPFGGGRASGTCDKAGAPQNLQRWTLTRAIKETLVAPTDYTYPHQG